The Vibrio tubiashii genome includes a window with the following:
- a CDS encoding substrate-binding periplasmic protein yields MRLLLTLLSTLLLSGVAVAKTDITVYGDDTYPPYSYVESGRLTGIYTVILENIFAKMPDYNITLKGTPWKRGLSQIEGSKIFALYPPYKRPEQRPYMEYDVPILDEKLVVVCQKSVLSTARPNWPGDYMGLTIGNNAGFSAGGDEFWSAVKAGQIKVTETKGTPKNLLKLIAGRIDCYMNDALSIQWELKKLQNEGKYDGQSVIEGATISSEQGFLGIVTNGSGYPFKESFKAEYHKILSEMKQSGEIDKIVNDFIK; encoded by the coding sequence ATGAGATTACTTTTGACACTATTATCTACGCTTTTACTCTCTGGTGTTGCCGTCGCGAAAACCGATATTACGGTTTACGGCGACGACACATACCCACCTTATTCCTACGTTGAAAGCGGCAGGCTTACCGGGATTTATACCGTCATTCTAGAAAACATTTTTGCCAAAATGCCTGACTATAACATTACCTTGAAAGGGACTCCTTGGAAGCGAGGTTTATCTCAAATTGAAGGTAGTAAAATATTCGCGCTTTACCCACCCTATAAACGTCCCGAGCAAAGACCTTATATGGAATACGATGTACCAATCTTGGATGAGAAACTGGTTGTTGTATGCCAAAAGTCAGTATTAAGCACTGCTAGGCCAAATTGGCCTGGTGATTATATGGGCTTAACTATCGGTAATAACGCGGGCTTTTCTGCTGGTGGCGATGAATTTTGGTCAGCAGTGAAAGCAGGGCAGATTAAAGTAACTGAAACCAAAGGGACGCCTAAGAATCTATTGAAGTTAATCGCTGGGCGCATCGATTGCTATATGAATGATGCTTTATCCATACAGTGGGAGCTTAAGAAATTACAAAATGAAGGCAAGTATGATGGTCAAAGCGTGATTGAAGGCGCAACCATTAGTTCAGAGCAGGGTTTCTTAGGCATTGTTACTAACGGCTCTGGTTATCCTTTTAAAGAAAGCTTCAAAGCTGAATATCACAAGATACTATCTGAAATGAAGCAAAGTGGTGAGATAGATAAAATAGTAAATGACTTCATTAAGTAA
- a CDS encoding acyl carrier protein phosphodiesterase: protein MNYLAHLHIADHCDSNLLGNLLGDFVKGNPESQFPNYVSQGVRLHRYVDSFTDHHEQVLEVKGLFPNGVRRFSGIALDMFWDHCLANQWSQFHSNSLNEFCQQAEHRVSLDSHNELPERFLLVSTAMWQGRWLESYQHLDNIEYALQRMSARSPRMSRLSDCFPHIERNYDHLVETFSTFYPDVLTASKSF, encoded by the coding sequence TTGAACTATCTCGCCCATTTACATATTGCAGATCATTGCGACTCGAATTTACTCGGCAACTTGCTGGGTGATTTTGTAAAAGGTAATCCTGAGTCTCAGTTCCCTAACTATGTTTCTCAAGGCGTGCGCCTGCACCGATATGTCGATTCATTCACAGACCATCATGAGCAAGTTCTCGAAGTAAAAGGCTTATTTCCCAATGGAGTAAGGCGTTTTTCCGGTATCGCTTTGGATATGTTTTGGGACCACTGCTTAGCGAACCAGTGGAGTCAGTTCCACTCAAACTCACTGAATGAATTTTGCCAACAAGCAGAGCATCGAGTGTCTCTCGACAGCCACAATGAACTGCCAGAACGGTTTTTACTTGTCTCCACTGCGATGTGGCAAGGACGCTGGTTGGAGTCTTATCAACATCTAGACAATATTGAATATGCTTTGCAACGAATGTCTGCTCGATCCCCGAGAATGTCACGGTTGAGTGACTGTTTTCCCCATATTGAGCGAAATTATGACCACTTGGTTGAGACATTCTCCACCTTCTACCCTGATGTACTAACTGCGAGCAAAAGTTTTTGA
- a CDS encoding acyl-CoA desaturase has protein sequence MSGSSKPPLIWLNVFIFLSSFIVAVAVVPWYGITSGYGVEHLVWFLVAFSFCNLSITAGYHRLWSHKTYEAHWSLRFLFALGGAFALQNSALHWSSDHRIHHKHVDNNDKDPYSAKRGFWFSHIGWMLREYNANTFENYSNCRDLQKDKIVMWQHKYYVPLAIATNFGIPIALGLLHGDVLGMLLIVGVLRLVLSHHSTFFINSLAHIWGSQPYTDKNTARDNAVLAVFTFGEGYHNYHHIFENDYRNGIYWWQYDPTKWLIKSCSWFGLTKKLRVTPKLIIEKAKAKQSLSTASRNINKLPNAALLNEALNKEFEALMGKMSDYYDVKKQVLEAKKNDLAQKYEKSLLKLRYQQMKQELATQRKSWESMVAQYA, from the coding sequence ATGTCGGGCTCTAGCAAACCACCTCTGATTTGGTTAAATGTATTTATCTTCTTATCCTCTTTTATCGTCGCTGTTGCTGTCGTGCCTTGGTATGGCATAACCTCGGGTTACGGCGTCGAGCACCTCGTTTGGTTTTTAGTCGCGTTCTCTTTCTGTAACCTTTCAATCACGGCGGGTTATCATCGCCTTTGGTCCCACAAAACCTATGAAGCTCACTGGTCTTTGCGCTTCCTTTTCGCTTTAGGTGGCGCATTTGCACTCCAAAACAGTGCGCTGCATTGGAGCTCAGATCACCGCATTCACCACAAGCATGTCGATAACAACGACAAAGACCCATATTCAGCGAAACGCGGATTTTGGTTTTCCCACATTGGTTGGATGTTGCGAGAGTACAATGCCAATACTTTTGAGAACTACAGCAACTGCCGTGATTTACAGAAAGACAAAATTGTTATGTGGCAACACAAGTATTACGTACCTTTAGCCATTGCGACTAACTTTGGTATCCCTATCGCGCTTGGATTATTACACGGTGATGTCCTAGGTATGCTTCTGATTGTTGGCGTTTTGAGGTTAGTGCTTAGCCATCATTCGACGTTTTTCATTAACTCTTTGGCGCACATCTGGGGAAGCCAGCCATACACAGACAAGAATACCGCTCGTGATAACGCTGTGCTTGCTGTGTTTACATTCGGCGAGGGTTACCACAACTACCACCATATCTTTGAGAACGACTACCGCAATGGCATCTACTGGTGGCAGTACGATCCTACCAAATGGTTGATCAAATCTTGCTCTTGGTTCGGTCTAACGAAGAAGCTTCGCGTTACGCCTAAGCTAATCATTGAAAAAGCCAAAGCTAAACAATCCCTAAGCACCGCATCGCGAAACATTAATAAACTGCCTAACGCTGCACTGCTTAACGAAGCGTTGAATAAAGAGTTTGAAGCCCTGATGGGTAAGATGTCTGATTACTACGATGTGAAGAAGCAGGTGCTAGAGGCAAAGAAAAATGACCTTGCCCAGAAGTATGAGAAATCGCTACTTAAGCTTCGCTACCAGCAAATGAAGCAAGAGCTTGCCACCCAAAGAAAGAGTTGGGAAAGCATGGTTGCCCAATACGCTTAA
- a CDS encoding DEAD/DEAH box helicase, producing MSTQFEALGLCSTLTQTTDKLGFSQPTEVQAQAIPHVLEGADVLAGAQTGTGKTAAFGLPILHKLLASDVKRDPQSNDVLALVLVPTRELAQQVYDNLVQYAQETTIKIVTAYGGTSMNVQTRNLSEGCDILIATPGRLLDHMFCKNINLFKTQYLVLDEADRMLDMGFMPDIKRILKRCNDDRQTLFFSATFDKRIKTIAYKMLNEPVEVQVTPSNSTAETVKQMVYPVDKKRKAELLAYLIGSRNWQQVLVFTKTKQGSDALAKELKLDGIKAASINGDKSQGARQKALDDFKSGQVRALIATDVAARGLDIQQLEQVVNFDMPYKAEDYVHRIGRTGRAGKEGFAVSLMSRDEEYLLEAIERLLDSKLPQEWLQGFEPSLIEEVEPDKSPRRRGRNLDKRKMKAKLKIHANRGKRK from the coding sequence ATGTCGACACAATTTGAAGCACTAGGGCTTTGCTCAACACTTACCCAAACCACTGACAAACTCGGTTTTAGCCAACCAACCGAAGTACAGGCTCAGGCTATTCCACATGTTCTTGAGGGAGCAGATGTCCTTGCTGGTGCTCAGACCGGAACGGGTAAAACTGCGGCCTTTGGCTTGCCAATATTGCATAAGCTACTTGCGTCCGATGTGAAGCGCGATCCGCAAAGCAACGATGTTCTCGCTTTGGTCCTTGTCCCTACCCGTGAGTTAGCTCAACAGGTGTACGATAACCTAGTTCAATATGCGCAAGAGACGACAATAAAAATCGTTACTGCCTACGGTGGCACAAGCATGAACGTACAGACTCGTAACCTGAGCGAGGGTTGCGATATTCTGATTGCTACACCCGGGCGTCTGCTCGATCATATGTTCTGCAAAAACATCAACTTGTTCAAAACGCAATACTTGGTACTGGATGAAGCAGACCGAATGTTGGATATGGGCTTTATGCCAGATATCAAACGCATCCTTAAGCGCTGTAATGATGATCGTCAAACGCTGTTCTTTTCTGCAACCTTTGATAAACGAATCAAAACTATCGCTTATAAAATGCTCAATGAGCCGGTAGAAGTTCAAGTAACCCCTTCCAATAGTACTGCCGAGACAGTAAAGCAGATGGTGTATCCGGTTGATAAAAAACGCAAAGCGGAACTGTTGGCGTACTTAATTGGCTCAAGAAATTGGCAACAAGTACTGGTGTTTACTAAAACCAAGCAAGGGAGCGATGCACTGGCGAAAGAGCTTAAACTTGATGGTATCAAAGCGGCTTCGATTAATGGTGATAAAAGCCAAGGAGCACGTCAGAAAGCACTGGATGACTTCAAGTCAGGCCAAGTTCGAGCACTTATTGCCACCGACGTAGCTGCTCGTGGTCTTGATATTCAGCAGCTTGAGCAGGTGGTTAACTTCGATATGCCATACAAAGCGGAAGACTACGTTCACCGTATAGGTCGAACTGGTCGCGCTGGAAAAGAAGGATTCGCGGTATCGTTAATGAGCCGTGATGAAGAGTACCTACTCGAAGCAATTGAACGCTTACTCGACAGCAAACTGCCTCAAGAATGGCTACAAGGCTTTGAGCCGAGCTTGATCGAAGAAGTCGAACCAGACAAATCGCCACGTCGTAGAGGTCGTAACTTAGACAAGCGCAAAATGAAGGCGAAGCTTAAGATTCACGCCAATCGTGGTAAAAGAAAATAG
- a CDS encoding aromatic amino acid transport family protein encodes MTKSKVLGSTLIIAGTTIGAGMLALPLASAGIGFSTSLMIMIALWALMAYTALLMIEVHQHAEQDATLHTLAKQFLGTKGKWVASFAMMFLFYALCAAYIAGGGAQFADRIASFTNIEVSNTTSTLIFTLIVASVVTIGTATVDKVNRVLFLVKIVAMAMVLTFLAPNVTESYLLSMPVEQGLVIAAIPVIFTSFGFHGSIPAIVNYLDGHTPSLRKAILVGSAIPLIIYVFWQVVTLGVVNQSTLLENQGLSALISTLATTVHASNLGQTIGIFADLALLTSFLGVSLGLFEFLGDTLKKQGKGNSRALVGMITFLPPMGFALFYPQGFIMALGYAAIALVVLAIFLPILMVKKARAQSDSEHYQVLGGNLGLAVGSTVGVLIIGAQILITAGFLPALG; translated from the coding sequence ATGACAAAATCAAAGGTATTGGGTAGTACTTTGATCATTGCAGGCACCACCATTGGTGCAGGCATGCTGGCACTGCCACTCGCATCCGCAGGAATCGGTTTCTCTACATCTCTAATGATCATGATCGCATTGTGGGCCCTAATGGCTTACACCGCGCTGTTAATGATTGAAGTCCATCAGCATGCTGAACAAGATGCGACCTTGCATACGTTAGCCAAGCAGTTTCTTGGCACCAAAGGCAAGTGGGTCGCGAGTTTTGCCATGATGTTCTTATTCTATGCCCTGTGTGCTGCGTACATTGCTGGCGGCGGTGCTCAATTTGCTGACCGTATTGCCAGTTTCACCAACATAGAAGTTTCGAACACGACATCTACTTTAATTTTCACCCTAATCGTCGCGTCTGTTGTGACTATTGGCACCGCTACGGTAGATAAAGTGAACAGAGTGCTGTTTTTAGTCAAGATTGTCGCCATGGCAATGGTGCTCACCTTCTTAGCACCAAACGTCACAGAGTCTTACCTTTTGAGCATGCCAGTAGAACAAGGATTGGTAATCGCAGCCATCCCTGTGATCTTTACTTCATTTGGATTCCACGGCAGCATTCCTGCCATTGTGAATTACCTTGATGGTCATACCCCTTCACTACGTAAAGCGATTTTGGTCGGTTCTGCTATCCCTCTAATTATTTATGTGTTTTGGCAAGTGGTAACGCTTGGCGTTGTTAACCAATCTACGTTGCTTGAAAACCAAGGTCTAAGCGCATTAATTTCAACGCTTGCAACAACAGTGCACGCTTCTAACCTAGGCCAAACTATTGGTATTTTCGCCGACTTAGCCCTACTTACCTCTTTCTTGGGTGTTAGTTTAGGCTTGTTTGAATTCTTAGGTGATACCCTGAAGAAGCAAGGAAAAGGCAACTCACGCGCACTGGTTGGTATGATTACTTTCCTTCCTCCAATGGGATTTGCACTCTTCTACCCGCAAGGCTTTATTATGGCGCTTGGTTATGCAGCTATTGCACTTGTCGTTCTCGCAATCTTTTTACCAATATTGATGGTTAAAAAGGCGCGCGCTCAATCTGATTCTGAGCACTATCAGGTGCTTGGTGGTAATCTAGGTCTCGCGGTTGGAAGTACTGTGGGCGTCCTGATCATCGGCGCACAGATTCTTATCACAGCAGGTTTCCTACCCGCTTTAGGATAA
- a CDS encoding GNAT family N-acetyltransferase: MELKVAEYSDYERIATLHAQSWKLFYQGILGKDFLENEVLDERMAIWQTRLINPPFNQHVLLIEEGGLLCGFICAFGNHDFEKGTIIDALHVDPSYRGRGLGVKLLSEMAKWIAQYFPDNGVYLEVMKDNKQAVDFYEHLGGDCQIERLWNAPCGNQVPELVYTWKSGKDLANSVESHTKLDVVTG, from the coding sequence ATGGAATTAAAAGTAGCTGAATATAGCGACTATGAGCGCATTGCTACTCTGCATGCTCAGAGCTGGAAGCTGTTCTACCAAGGTATTTTGGGCAAAGACTTTCTTGAGAACGAAGTTCTCGATGAAAGAATGGCTATTTGGCAAACGCGCCTTATCAATCCTCCCTTCAACCAACATGTTCTTCTTATTGAAGAAGGCGGTTTACTATGCGGGTTTATTTGTGCATTCGGTAACCACGACTTTGAGAAAGGCACCATTATTGATGCATTGCATGTAGACCCTTCATATAGAGGACGCGGGTTAGGTGTCAAACTGCTTTCAGAAATGGCGAAGTGGATCGCACAATACTTTCCTGATAACGGTGTATACCTTGAAGTAATGAAAGACAACAAACAAGCTGTAGACTTCTACGAACACCTTGGCGGCGACTGCCAGATCGAGCGCTTGTGGAATGCGCCGTGTGGAAATCAAGTTCCAGAGTTAGTCTATACATGGAAATCGGGAAAGGATCTGGCAAACAGTGTCGAATCTCACACTAAGTTAGATGTTGTAACAGGTTGA
- the msrB gene encoding peptide-methionine (R)-S-oxide reductase MsrB, whose product MKVKFKFVLSALAAVAALASFVGTAESDMPKTTTSKGYEVATLAGGCFWCTESDLEKFNGVIDVVSGYSGGDLQNPTYKQVSSGKSGHIEVIEVKYDPKAVSYEQILDQFFRHIDPTDNKGSFVDRGRHYRPAIFYHNDEQKMIAEQFMAEIDALGIFKKPLKTELIKFEKFWPAENYHQDYYKRNKVRYNYYRYASGRDQYLDEIFGDDREENPVTLRQLIDEKNAVANIKAYNKPSDKQIKAKLTDLQYYVTQKEGTERAFNNEYWDNKEAGIYVDIVSGEPLFSSTDKYKSGTGWPSFTKPINEGYIVTKTDYHLLYPRTEVRSRFADSHLGHVFKDGPAPTGLRYCMNSAAMKFIPVSELEKEGYAEYLYLFDS is encoded by the coding sequence ATGAAAGTGAAGTTTAAGTTTGTCCTATCCGCTCTCGCAGCCGTAGCTGCCCTTGCCTCTTTTGTAGGCACCGCAGAAAGTGACATGCCCAAAACCACAACTTCAAAAGGATACGAAGTTGCCACACTAGCAGGAGGCTGTTTTTGGTGTACAGAGTCAGACCTAGAAAAGTTTAATGGCGTAATAGACGTTGTTTCTGGGTATTCAGGTGGCGATTTACAAAACCCAACCTATAAGCAAGTATCGTCAGGAAAGTCCGGCCATATTGAAGTCATAGAAGTAAAGTATGATCCAAAAGCGGTTAGTTATGAACAGATTCTTGACCAGTTCTTCCGCCATATCGATCCTACGGACAATAAAGGTTCATTTGTCGACCGCGGGCGTCACTATCGACCTGCGATCTTTTATCATAACGATGAACAAAAAATGATCGCTGAGCAGTTTATGGCAGAGATCGATGCATTAGGTATCTTCAAGAAACCATTAAAAACGGAACTGATTAAATTCGAAAAGTTCTGGCCGGCTGAGAATTACCACCAAGACTATTACAAACGCAATAAAGTTCGTTACAACTACTATCGATATGCTTCGGGTCGTGACCAGTATCTTGATGAAATCTTTGGTGATGATCGCGAAGAAAATCCAGTGACATTACGTCAATTGATTGATGAGAAAAATGCTGTCGCCAACATCAAAGCGTACAATAAGCCTTCAGATAAGCAGATCAAGGCGAAGCTGACCGATTTACAGTACTATGTCACTCAGAAAGAAGGGACAGAGCGTGCCTTCAACAATGAATATTGGGATAACAAAGAGGCGGGTATTTACGTTGATATCGTTTCTGGCGAGCCACTATTCTCCTCGACGGATAAATATAAGTCAGGTACAGGTTGGCCGAGTTTTACCAAGCCGATTAATGAGGGTTACATTGTCACTAAAACAGACTATCACCTTCTTTATCCAAGAACTGAAGTCAGAAGCCGCTTTGCTGATTCACACTTGGGTCATGTATTTAAAGACGGCCCTGCGCCAACAGGCCTGCGCTATTGTATGAACTCTGCGGCGATGAAGTTCATCCCTGTTTCTGAGTTAGAAAAAGAAGGCTACGCAGAGTACCTATACTTATTCGACAGTTAA
- a CDS encoding GNAT family N-acetyltransferase, producing MKLALITLKDAEALLEFELDNKAWFEEFIPPREEGFYSIQGVQQHIREFLLDYQCNEMIPLLIKSLDNQIIGRINLTNLDSVRRSAHLGYRVGKASTNQGVAKWAVSEVTKLVEQKGIKKVFAYAALENPASQKVLTNNGFQPVKVVQDYAELHGKSIDCIEFRLLVG from the coding sequence GTGAAATTGGCACTCATTACATTAAAAGATGCTGAAGCCTTGCTGGAGTTTGAACTAGACAACAAAGCTTGGTTTGAAGAGTTTATCCCGCCACGCGAAGAGGGTTTCTACTCGATACAAGGTGTGCAGCAACATATCCGTGAGTTCTTACTCGACTATCAATGCAATGAAATGATCCCGCTGCTTATTAAGAGCCTTGATAACCAAATCATCGGCAGAATCAATCTGACCAATCTCGACTCAGTGCGTCGCAGTGCTCATTTGGGTTATCGAGTTGGTAAAGCGTCAACTAACCAAGGTGTGGCTAAGTGGGCTGTTTCCGAAGTGACGAAATTAGTCGAACAAAAAGGGATAAAGAAGGTTTTTGCTTACGCTGCACTAGAAAACCCTGCATCGCAGAAAGTGCTGACTAATAATGGGTTTCAACCAGTGAAAGTCGTTCAAGATTATGCGGAGCTGCATGGCAAGTCGATCGATTGTATCGAGTTTAGACTTTTGGTCGGGTAA
- a CDS encoding efflux RND transporter periplasmic adaptor subunit: MKKTILFTALSSALFLVGCGETTKGQNQAPPQLVVAEQAKFTSHQQSKSYIGRVEAVEDTNITAQVTGYLKSRHFEEGQMVEAGQLLYTIEPSSFEAQLASAKAELAQARANLKKAELDFKRGENLLPKGSISQSEFDNLNAALLGAKAQLEAGKAQMHLAEVNLSYTQIKAPFSGRIAQSKVSTGDLVSPQSGILTTLVSLDPIHTSFSVSERERLELGMDRVKGEGGVDLVEVQVVLENGQPFEHLGRLDFLGNRIDVNTGTLAMRAVVDNPEYRLLPGQHIRVELREKEAQDVVIVPRRAVQTDLEGNFVMVVAEGNVAERRNVELGRQLEQGIIVQSGVSADEQVITQGLQRIRNGVPVRFDEKPAAE; the protein is encoded by the coding sequence ATGAAAAAAACAATTCTCTTCACAGCGCTCAGTAGTGCGCTTTTTCTCGTAGGATGCGGCGAAACTACAAAAGGACAAAATCAAGCTCCGCCACAATTGGTTGTCGCCGAGCAAGCGAAATTCACTTCTCATCAACAAAGTAAATCTTACATTGGCCGTGTCGAGGCGGTTGAAGATACCAACATCACCGCGCAGGTGACTGGCTATCTTAAGTCTCGCCATTTTGAAGAAGGGCAAATGGTCGAAGCAGGCCAGCTGCTCTACACGATTGAGCCGTCTTCTTTTGAAGCGCAACTAGCCAGCGCTAAAGCAGAGCTTGCTCAAGCGAGAGCGAATCTTAAAAAAGCGGAACTAGACTTCAAGCGCGGTGAAAACCTGCTACCGAAAGGCAGTATTTCCCAATCTGAATTCGATAACCTAAATGCGGCGCTCCTTGGTGCTAAAGCGCAATTGGAAGCGGGCAAAGCGCAAATGCATTTGGCTGAAGTCAACCTTTCTTATACTCAAATCAAAGCCCCATTCTCAGGCCGAATTGCACAAAGTAAAGTGAGTACTGGTGATCTCGTCTCTCCCCAGTCAGGAATTCTTACCACTCTGGTAAGCCTAGACCCAATCCACACCAGCTTTAGTGTGAGTGAGCGTGAACGCCTTGAACTCGGTATGGATAGAGTAAAAGGTGAAGGCGGTGTTGATCTGGTTGAGGTGCAAGTCGTCTTAGAAAACGGACAACCTTTTGAGCATTTGGGAAGGCTCGACTTCTTAGGTAACCGTATCGACGTCAACACGGGCACACTCGCGATGCGCGCGGTCGTTGATAACCCTGAATATCGTCTATTACCTGGGCAGCATATCCGTGTGGAACTACGTGAGAAAGAGGCACAGGATGTGGTGATTGTTCCGCGTCGTGCTGTGCAAACCGACCTTGAAGGCAATTTCGTTATGGTTGTTGCAGAAGGGAACGTGGCAGAGCGAAGAAACGTAGAGCTTGGTCGCCAACTAGAGCAGGGCATTATTGTTCAAAGTGGCGTTAGCGCTGATGAACAGGTGATAACCCAAGGTCTACAACGTATCCGAAATGGCGTTCCTGTACGTTTTGACGAAAAACCGGCAGCTGAATAA
- a CDS encoding MipA/OmpV family protein, which yields MSLNIKAVTLGVLAATFGVTNAHANANEQYYDFGFVGASGTFGQSVFTDGDKGQASAEPNLFYNGKYGFIDGSLVNVSVLPYLGISGQWRFSEVSNDFDDLPSGIQDRDGNGELGVTIGTVGARLTFLHDVTSEHKGYEVQLHLGRTLDLPFDNFTLTPYVEVDYRDKKLSQHLYNVSPLEASQSRFSAFEAKQSWVYQAGLIGIYTLTPDWLGLAKLELQHHDSNSPLVQRDLGWVASLGVVYKFTD from the coding sequence ATGAGTTTAAATATCAAAGCAGTTACATTAGGAGTGCTCGCGGCTACCTTTGGCGTTACCAATGCTCATGCAAACGCTAACGAGCAGTACTATGATTTTGGTTTTGTCGGCGCGAGCGGCACTTTCGGCCAATCTGTATTTACTGACGGTGATAAGGGGCAAGCCTCAGCAGAACCGAACCTGTTTTATAACGGCAAATATGGCTTTATTGATGGCAGCTTAGTTAACGTTTCCGTTTTGCCGTATCTTGGTATTTCAGGTCAATGGCGATTTTCAGAAGTATCCAACGATTTTGATGACCTACCTAGTGGCATTCAAGATCGCGATGGCAATGGTGAACTGGGTGTGACAATCGGTACGGTGGGTGCGCGATTAACCTTTCTTCATGATGTCACAAGTGAGCACAAAGGCTATGAAGTTCAACTTCACCTAGGTCGCACGTTAGATTTGCCTTTCGACAACTTTACTCTCACCCCATATGTTGAGGTCGACTACCGTGACAAAAAACTCTCACAGCACCTTTATAACGTTAGCCCTCTCGAAGCGAGTCAGTCCCGATTCAGTGCATTTGAAGCTAAGCAATCTTGGGTTTATCAAGCGGGTTTGATTGGTATCTATACCCTTACACCAGATTGGCTTGGCTTAGCTAAGCTTGAGCTACAACATCACGACTCAAATAGCCCGCTCGTGCAGCGCGACTTAGGTTGGGTAGCAAGTCTTGGTGTGGTCTATAAGTTTACTGATTAA